In Anaerobranca gottschalkii DSM 13577, the following are encoded in one genomic region:
- a CDS encoding DNA gyrase/topoisomerase IV subunit A codes for MSNLTHLNIIDTLEKNYMPYSMSVIVSRALPEIDGLKPSHRKLLYTMYKMNLLKGGKTKSANIVGQTMRLNPHGDAAIYETMVRLTRGNEALLHPLIDSKGNFGKNYSKDMAYAAPRYTEAKLDPICEEFFKDIGKNTVDFVPNYDNTMEEPKLLPTTFPHILVNPNVGIAVGMASSICSFNLKEVCEATIALLKDEEADISQFLKGPDFSSGGQFILNKKELQNIYKTGKGSFYLRAKYRYDKRNNYIEIYQIPYTTTIEGIIEKIIELVKNGKIKEINDIRDETDKEGLKITLELKRSADPDGLMNRLFKLTPLQDSFSCNFNILIDGKPQVLGVKEILQEWIQFRLSCIKRKVAFEIGQKREKLHLLKGLEKILLDIDKAVKIVRDTKKDKDVVPNLMAGFSVDRVQGEFIADIKLRNFNQEYILNQIKDIKTMEKELENLQGVFESTKKQKNIIIKELEEVIKKYAQGRKTEIIEESKIEKVTEEVLIEDYNVKFFLTNENYLKKIPLISLRSGGKDQKLKDDDYIIQEVEGTNKSDLLLFSNKHIVYKLKAYELEDKKASILGDYLKNLLGLADDEKIIYMVSTEDYSGYLLFFFQNGKCAKIPLESYQTKTNRKQLANAYSDEEKLIYLTFIKEDKELVAVSSINKVLLFHTGQINPKTTRNSIGVQVLKSKKGSTLTQIKELEGVSFTIPDYYRANIPAIGTFLKKEDSLEKIEELSLFE; via the coding sequence ATGTCAAACTTAACCCACCTTAATATAATTGATACTTTAGAAAAAAATTATATGCCTTATTCCATGAGTGTTATCGTTTCTAGGGCATTGCCGGAAATTGATGGCTTAAAACCATCCCATCGTAAACTGTTGTATACTATGTATAAAATGAACCTGTTAAAGGGTGGGAAAACAAAATCCGCCAATATTGTAGGTCAAACGATGAGGTTAAACCCCCATGGGGATGCGGCAATTTATGAAACAATGGTGAGGCTAACTAGGGGAAATGAAGCCCTTTTGCATCCCCTTATTGATAGTAAGGGAAACTTTGGAAAAAATTATTCTAAAGATATGGCCTATGCTGCTCCTAGATATACCGAAGCAAAACTTGATCCTATTTGTGAAGAGTTTTTTAAAGATATAGGGAAAAACACAGTAGATTTTGTCCCTAACTATGATAACACCATGGAAGAGCCTAAGTTATTGCCTACAACTTTTCCCCATATTCTAGTTAATCCTAATGTAGGAATTGCTGTAGGTATGGCCAGTTCTATCTGTAGTTTTAATTTAAAGGAAGTTTGTGAGGCTACTATTGCTTTGTTAAAAGATGAAGAAGCTGATATAAGCCAGTTCCTAAAAGGACCGGATTTTTCCTCAGGTGGACAGTTTATCCTCAATAAAAAAGAATTACAAAACATTTATAAAACAGGGAAAGGTAGTTTTTACTTAAGGGCCAAATACCGCTATGATAAAAGAAATAACTATATAGAAATCTATCAAATTCCTTATACCACTACTATTGAAGGGATTATAGAAAAAATTATAGAATTAGTCAAAAATGGTAAAATAAAGGAGATTAACGATATTCGGGATGAAACCGATAAAGAAGGTCTTAAAATTACTTTAGAGCTTAAAAGAAGTGCTGATCCTGATGGATTAATGAACCGGTTATTTAAGTTAACTCCCTTACAAGATTCCTTTAGCTGTAATTTTAATATTTTAATTGATGGTAAGCCTCAAGTTTTAGGGGTTAAAGAAATTTTGCAAGAGTGGATTCAATTTAGGCTTAGTTGTATTAAAAGGAAAGTTGCTTTTGAAATAGGACAAAAAAGGGAGAAACTCCATTTGCTTAAAGGGTTAGAAAAAATTCTCTTAGATATAGACAAGGCGGTAAAAATAGTTAGGGATACCAAAAAGGATAAAGATGTTGTTCCTAATTTAATGGCAGGTTTTTCCGTCGATCGGGTTCAAGGGGAATTTATTGCAGATATTAAATTAAGAAATTTTAATCAAGAATATATTTTGAACCAAATTAAAGATATAAAGACTATGGAAAAAGAATTAGAAAATTTGCAGGGGGTTTTTGAGAGTACTAAAAAACAAAAAAATATCATTATTAAAGAATTAGAAGAAGTAATTAAAAAGTATGCTCAAGGGAGAAAAACTGAAATTATTGAGGAAAGTAAAATTGAAAAAGTAACAGAAGAAGTTTTAATAGAAGATTATAATGTTAAATTCTTTTTAACTAATGAAAATTACCTAAAAAAAATTCCTTTAATATCTTTAAGAAGTGGTGGTAAGGATCAAAAATTAAAGGACGATGATTACATCATCCAAGAAGTTGAAGGGACTAATAAGTCGGATTTACTCCTATTTTCCAATAAACATATTGTGTATAAATTAAAGGCATACGAATTAGAAGATAAAAAAGCCAGTATTTTAGGGGACTATTTGAAGAATCTCTTAGGATTAGCAGATGATGAAAAAATAATCTATATGGTTTCAACAGAAGATTATTCTGGCTATTTGTTGTTTTTCTTCCAAAATGGAAAATGTGCTAAAATCCCATTAGAAAGTTACCAAACGAAAACAAACAGAAAACAGTTGGCCAATGCCTATTCCGATGAGGAAAAATTGATTTACTTAACTTTTATTAAGGAAGATAAAGAATTAGTAGCTGTAAGTAGTATAAACAAGGTACTACTTTTCCATACCGGGCAAATCAATCCTAAAACGACGAGGAATTCCATAGGAGTACAAGTATTAAAATCTAAAAAAGGTAGCACCTTGACCCAAATTAAAGAGTTAGAAGGAGTAAGTTTCACTATTCCAGATTATTATCGGGCTAACATTCCTGCAATTGGCACCTTTCTTAAAAAAGAAGATTCTTTAGAAAAAATAGAAGAGTTATCCCTTTTTGAATAA